The Acidobacteriaceae bacterium nucleotide sequence CCCACGCTGCGGCGTAGTCGTACATGACCTTCGAGTAATGGATCGACCGAAGATGCTGATACGGATCGCTGCTGGTAACGATGCGGAAGAAGCGGTCAAAGTCTGCGGTGGTCTTCGAACGCACGAGGTCGAACTCATTGGCTAGCGACCACCAGACGTTGCGATAGGCGCTGAAACGCGCCAGGACGTATCGCAGATAACGATCATCGTCGGGCGCGGACATCTTCGCGAATCCCCAGGCGTCGTAGGGATGGAAGAGGATGAGGTCCGCCTCAATGCCCTGTTGTCCGAGTGCCACGATCTGCTCTTCGAGGTGCTGGAAGAAGAGTGGATTCAAACGCGTGTGATCGAAGTCGTCTTTGGCGTCGCGCTCGAAGGGAGCGAGCTTCAGTTCGTTGTGACCATCGGAGAATCGCGTAGGAAAGACGCACATGCGGAGCTTGTTGAAGGGCGCAGCCTTGAGCGCGGCGAGTGTTTGCGTTTGGCGCTCTGGAGATTGGTGCGCCCAGTTGTAGCTTGTCGTTCCGAACGGAAGAAAGGGTTTGCCGTCGGCGTAACCGAAGTGATGGCCGCGCTCGACACGAACGGGGCCGTGGTTGCCGACGGTGGCCGGGGTGCAATGGAAGCTTCCCTGCCTGCCGTGGAGGGCCGGGAGCGAGGACATGGTGGTGAAGGACCATTCGCCTACGGCATCGGGCATGAATCGCAGCTTGTATCTGCCGCTGCCGTCGTAAAAGCCATCGACAACGAGTTCGCGATGGCCCTGACGAAAGCTCGCCGTCAGCGTGACGGAAGCGAAAGGGTTGCCGTCGGAGTTCGCCTCGAAGGCCGTCTCGAAGACGCTCCACTGCTCAATCGGGGCCGCGTGCTCTGTGGCCTTTGGATACGCTGCAGCCGCAGCGACCGCTGGTGTTGTGACCAGGGCTGCTGCGGCTGAGGCGAGCTTCAGTGCGTCGCGACGGGTGATCGTCGACATGGCGCTCCTTCTCGTTTGCTGCCGGGGTTAGAGGCGGTACGCCTTGCGAACGAGGTTCACGGTGAGGTCCTGCGCGAGCTCGAAGGCTTCGTCTTCATCCAGACGATGCTCTGCGACGAGGCGACCGAGGAAGCCGCAATCTACGCGACGTGCGACGTCGTGGCGGGCAGGGATCGAGAGGAAGGCACGCGTGTCGTCGTTGAAGCCGACTGTGTTGTAGAAACCTGCCGTCTCGGTGGCCTGCTCGCGGAAGCGCAACATGCCTTCTGGCGAATCGTGGAACCACCAGCTCGGCCCGAGGCGCAGGCAGGGGTAGTGTCCGGCCAGCGGCGCGAGTTCGCGCGAGTAGGTTGATTCGTCGAGCGTGAAGAGGATGAAGGTGAAGTTGGGCTCGTTGCCGTACTTCGAGAGCAGCGGACGCAGCGAGCGGACGTACTCCGTCGGCGAGGGGATGTCGGCGCCCTTGTCGCGGCCGAACTTCTCGTACACCTTCTGGTTGTGATTGCGGATGGAACCGGGATGAAGCTGCATGGTGAGGCCGTCTTCGACGCTCATGCCAGCCATTTCGGTCAGCATCTGCGCCTGGAAGAGTTCGACGTCGCCAGCGTTCGTTTTGCCGGTGTAGATGCGCTCGTAGAGGGCCGTGGCGTCCGGCAGCGAAAGATCGGCGGTCATGGCCGTGAGGTGGCCGTGATCGGTGGCGGTTGCGCCGTTCTGCTTGAAGAATGCGCGGCGCTTGCGGAGAGCGTCGAGATAGCCCTTCCACGAGGAGACGTCTTCTCCGCTGACTTCGCCGAGCTTCTCGAGGTTTTCGCGGAAGCCAAGGTACTCGGCGTCGACGACGGCGTCGGGGCGGAAGGTGGGGAGCACGCGCCCCTTCCAGCCAGAGTTCTTGATCTTAATGTGGTGCTCGAGCGAGTCGACGGCCGCATCGGTGGTGGCGAGCACTTCGAGCTTGAAGCGGTCG carries:
- the uxaC gene encoding glucuronate isomerase, producing the protein MLDKNRLFPAEAAARNVAAKLYETVRDLPIISPHGHTDPQWFADNKPFPNPTALFIQPDHYIFRMLYSQGVALESLGIPQVDGKQQADPREVWRIFARHYYLFRGTPTRLWLDYAFQELFGLKERLKPENADEYYEIIDKALQTPEFLPRSLFDRFKLEVLATTDAAVDSLEHHIKIKNSGWKGRVLPTFRPDAVVDAEYLGFRENLEKLGEVSGEDVSSWKGYLDALRKRRAFFKQNGATATDHGHLTAMTADLSLPDATALYERIYTGKTNAGDVELFQAQMLTEMAGMSVEDGLTMQLHPGSIRNHNQKVYEKFGRDKGADIPSPTEYVRSLRPLLSKYGNEPNFTFILFTLDESTYSRELAPLAGHYPCLRLGPSWWFHDSPEGMLRFREQATETAGFYNTVGFNDDTRAFLSIPARHDVARRVDCGFLGRLVAEHRLDEDEAFELAQDLTVNLVRKAYRL
- a CDS encoding DUF5060 domain-containing protein, which encodes MSTITRRDALKLASAAAALVTTPAVAAAAAYPKATEHAAPIEQWSVFETAFEANSDGNPFASVTLTASFRQGHRELVVDGFYDGSGRYKLRFMPDAVGEWSFTTMSSLPALHGRQGSFHCTPATVGNHGPVRVERGHHFGYADGKPFLPFGTTSYNWAHQSPERQTQTLAALKAAPFNKLRMCVFPTRFSDGHNELKLAPFERDAKDDFDHTRLNPLFFQHLEEQIVALGQQGIEADLILFHPYDAWGFAKMSAPDDDRYLRYVLARFSAYRNVWWSLANEFDLVRSKTTADFDRFFRIVTSSDPYQHLRSIHYSKVMYDYAAAWVTHASLQTDAFDQAPRYLADWNKPVLFDEVKYEGNVARRWGNLTGEELAHRFWLGTVAGCYVTHGETLLPPDAPMDETTPVSVWTAEGVQLRGRSPEMIGFLRSLSEAVAESAAVRAGWEAQANPYYLNATTYEADGKTAHAVLWYFAEHQPLWYEFPLPAGPFAAEVIDIKARTRTPLSGTFSGKSKVRLSGQPYVAVLFRRRNEK